One region of Triticum aestivum cultivar Chinese Spring chromosome 6B, IWGSC CS RefSeq v2.1, whole genome shotgun sequence genomic DNA includes:
- the LOC123136613 gene encoding bZIP transcription factor RISBZ4 isoform X4 encodes MKKCASELELEAFIRGRGLAAEQKPGSAAAGANGPYGLFSAADLSGTFGFADSNHLWPQSPNLGARHPAVSTTIESQSSIYAASPTSATNLSIKESQAFGGTSGSDSDSESMFDDGGLCDNGTNPTDVKRMRRMVSNRESARRSRKRKQAHLVELETQVDQLRGDNASIFKQLTDANQQFTTAVTDNRILKSDVEALRVKVKLAEDMVARGAMSCGLGHLGLSPAALNPCRVPDVLAGLDFLPGGADDACFGSLSPAEQVQSSPMQSMASLESLEHSSRMQHGGGSDGVDVWGWDSSSNGAMSK; translated from the exons ATGAAGAAGTGCGCGTCGGAGCTGGAGCTGGAGGCCTTCATCCGCGGGCGGGGGCTCGCCGCCGAGCAGAAGCCCGGCAGCGCCGCCGCGGGCGCCAACGGGCCCTACGGCCTCTTCTCCGCCGCCGACCTCTCCGGCACCTTCGGCTTCGCCGACTCG AATCACCTGTGGCCTCAGTCCCCGAACCTCGGCGCACGGCATCCCGCGGTCTCCACGACAATCGAGTCGCAGTCGTCAATCTATG CAGCGAGTCCCACGTCGGCCACCAATCTAAGTATCAAAGAGAGCCAAGCTTTCGGAGGCACGAGCGGCTCGGACTCCGACAGCGAGTCGATGTTCGACGACGGTGGCTTGTGCGACAACGGCACGAACCCAACGGACGTTAAGAGGATGAGACG GATGGTGTCGAACCGGGAGTCGGCGCGGCGGTCGAGGAAGAGGAAGCAAGCTCACTTGGTTGAGCTGGAGACGCAG GTGGATCAGCTCCGGGGTGACAACGCGTCGATCTTCAAGCAGCTGACGGACGCGAACCAGCAGTTCACGACGGCGGTCACGGACAACCGGATCCTCAAGTCGGACGTGGAGGCTCTGCGGGTCAAGGTGAAGCTGGCGGAGGACATGGTGGCGCGCGGCGCGATGTCGTGCGGGCTGGGCCACCTGGGGCTGTCCCCGGCGGCGCTGAACCCGTGCCGCGTCCCGGACGTGCTGGCCGGGCTGGACTTCCTCCccggcggcgccgacgacgcctgcTTCGGGAGCCTGTCCCCGGCCGAGCAGGTGCAGAGCTCGCCGATGCAGAGCATGGCCAGCCTCGAGAGCCTCGAGCACAGCAGCCGGATGCAgcacggcggcggcagcgacggcgtCGACGTCTGGGGCTGGGACTCCAGCTCCAACGGCGCCATGTCCAAGTGA
- the LOC123136613 gene encoding bZIP transcription factor RISBZ4 isoform X2 yields the protein MKKCASELELEAFIRGRGLAAEQKPGSAAAGANGPYGLFSAADLSGTFGFADSTLNGTIQNHLWPQSPNLGARHPAVSTTIESQSSIYAASPTSATNLSIKESQAFGGTSGSDSDSESMFDDGGLCDNGTNPTDVKRMRRMVSNRESARRSRKRKQAHLVELETQVDQLRGDNASIFKQLTDANQQFTTAVTDNRILKSDVEALRVKVKLAEDMVARGAMSCGLGHLGLSPAALNPCRVPDVLAGLDFLPGGADDACFGSLSPAEQVQSSPMQSMASLESLEHSSRMQHGGGSDGVDVWGWDSSSNGAMSK from the exons ATGAAGAAGTGCGCGTCGGAGCTGGAGCTGGAGGCCTTCATCCGCGGGCGGGGGCTCGCCGCCGAGCAGAAGCCCGGCAGCGCCGCCGCGGGCGCCAACGGGCCCTACGGCCTCTTCTCCGCCGCCGACCTCTCCGGCACCTTCGGCTTCGCCGACTCG ACCCTCAATGGAACCATTCAGAATCACCTGTGGCCTCAGTCCCCGAACCTCGGCGCACGGCATCCCGCGGTCTCCACGACAATCGAGTCGCAGTCGTCAATCTATG CAGCGAGTCCCACGTCGGCCACCAATCTAAGTATCAAAGAGAGCCAAGCTTTCGGAGGCACGAGCGGCTCGGACTCCGACAGCGAGTCGATGTTCGACGACGGTGGCTTGTGCGACAACGGCACGAACCCAACGGACGTTAAGAGGATGAGACG GATGGTGTCGAACCGGGAGTCGGCGCGGCGGTCGAGGAAGAGGAAGCAAGCTCACTTGGTTGAGCTGGAGACGCAG GTGGATCAGCTCCGGGGTGACAACGCGTCGATCTTCAAGCAGCTGACGGACGCGAACCAGCAGTTCACGACGGCGGTCACGGACAACCGGATCCTCAAGTCGGACGTGGAGGCTCTGCGGGTCAAGGTGAAGCTGGCGGAGGACATGGTGGCGCGCGGCGCGATGTCGTGCGGGCTGGGCCACCTGGGGCTGTCCCCGGCGGCGCTGAACCCGTGCCGCGTCCCGGACGTGCTGGCCGGGCTGGACTTCCTCCccggcggcgccgacgacgcctgcTTCGGGAGCCTGTCCCCGGCCGAGCAGGTGCAGAGCTCGCCGATGCAGAGCATGGCCAGCCTCGAGAGCCTCGAGCACAGCAGCCGGATGCAgcacggcggcggcagcgacggcgtCGACGTCTGGGGCTGGGACTCCAGCTCCAACGGCGCCATGTCCAAGTGA
- the LOC123136613 gene encoding bZIP transcription factor RISBZ4 isoform X1, which yields MKKCASELELEAFIRGRGLAAEQKPGSAAAGANGPYGLFSAADLSGTFGFADSTLNGTIQNHLWPQSPNLGARHPAVSTTIESQSSIYAAASPTSATNLSIKESQAFGGTSGSDSDSESMFDDGGLCDNGTNPTDVKRMRRMVSNRESARRSRKRKQAHLVELETQVDQLRGDNASIFKQLTDANQQFTTAVTDNRILKSDVEALRVKVKLAEDMVARGAMSCGLGHLGLSPAALNPCRVPDVLAGLDFLPGGADDACFGSLSPAEQVQSSPMQSMASLESLEHSSRMQHGGGSDGVDVWGWDSSSNGAMSK from the exons ATGAAGAAGTGCGCGTCGGAGCTGGAGCTGGAGGCCTTCATCCGCGGGCGGGGGCTCGCCGCCGAGCAGAAGCCCGGCAGCGCCGCCGCGGGCGCCAACGGGCCCTACGGCCTCTTCTCCGCCGCCGACCTCTCCGGCACCTTCGGCTTCGCCGACTCG ACCCTCAATGGAACCATTCAGAATCACCTGTGGCCTCAGTCCCCGAACCTCGGCGCACGGCATCCCGCGGTCTCCACGACAATCGAGTCGCAGTCGTCAATCTATG CAGCAGCGAGTCCCACGTCGGCCACCAATCTAAGTATCAAAGAGAGCCAAGCTTTCGGAGGCACGAGCGGCTCGGACTCCGACAGCGAGTCGATGTTCGACGACGGTGGCTTGTGCGACAACGGCACGAACCCAACGGACGTTAAGAGGATGAGACG GATGGTGTCGAACCGGGAGTCGGCGCGGCGGTCGAGGAAGAGGAAGCAAGCTCACTTGGTTGAGCTGGAGACGCAG GTGGATCAGCTCCGGGGTGACAACGCGTCGATCTTCAAGCAGCTGACGGACGCGAACCAGCAGTTCACGACGGCGGTCACGGACAACCGGATCCTCAAGTCGGACGTGGAGGCTCTGCGGGTCAAGGTGAAGCTGGCGGAGGACATGGTGGCGCGCGGCGCGATGTCGTGCGGGCTGGGCCACCTGGGGCTGTCCCCGGCGGCGCTGAACCCGTGCCGCGTCCCGGACGTGCTGGCCGGGCTGGACTTCCTCCccggcggcgccgacgacgcctgcTTCGGGAGCCTGTCCCCGGCCGAGCAGGTGCAGAGCTCGCCGATGCAGAGCATGGCCAGCCTCGAGAGCCTCGAGCACAGCAGCCGGATGCAgcacggcggcggcagcgacggcgtCGACGTCTGGGGCTGGGACTCCAGCTCCAACGGCGCCATGTCCAAGTGA
- the LOC123136612 gene encoding protein ALTERED PHOSPHATE STARVATION RESPONSE 1, which produces MGCSSSKKLDEEEAVKTCHDRRSFVKKAIAQRDLLASSHVAYLQSLRRVSLALFYCLAEDEHLYFLQDTSAQCTHRPCSPEKRAVLLVVNRLRPGGAPVHPLVGRWDGEAGAAEAAVVDGFFGVDTRLFRPPANDVPVSSPSHLPSAWDVFWVDPFSSLPTDHVGYANHGVQEMVNADQEDGEMPELEEISEDGSNGEGESKEEEAPRHEVVVEPRERKEKKKVAGVSNKLRVRASAEVEQQSTPGRFTVFVDRPPASVAEAMRDIKGHFSKIAETAGEVSVLLEVVPYQKKVQPPAPRGDVDGDDGGERVGAREPSPEPFQLFQSHKESLDRLYAWEKKLYEEVRAGERVRLSYEKKVAQLRSQDANGAEPFAIERTRAAIRDLRTKLNISLASVDAVSRRIVAVRDDELLPQLAELIRGLARMWRVIGDAHRVMKRTADEASALLSSSAAGAEGGIRGPPPLSGPTRAATAAGALATELRGWRAALEAWAESQRGYAAALWGWARSCVKDGEDMPRLIVAWARAVEAVDVDAATRAVEGVAAEAAAIAAAARRRSSSAEEEPPNEEEGKRRVCVGLAAALGAIAEAGSLASAAYGELVAEMDEREREAEMAGRDDEPSIQNNPP; this is translated from the exons ATGGGCTGCTCCTCGTCGAAgaagctcgacgaggaggaggccgtgaAGACGTGCCACGACCGCCGGAGCTTCGTCAAGAAGGCGATCGCACAGCGGGACCTCCTGGCCTCCTCCCACGTCGCCTACCTCCAGTCGCTCCGCCGCGTCTCGCTCGCGCTCTTCTACTGCCTCGCCGAGGACGAGCACCTCTACTTCCTGCAGGACACGTCCGCGCAGTGCACCCACCGCCCGTGCTCGCCGGAGAAGAGAGCCGTCCTCCTCGTTGTCAACCGCCTGAGGCCGGGAGGGGCGCCCGTGCACCCGCTGGTGGGGCGGTGGGACGGCGAGGCTGGAGCTGCCGAGGCCGCTGTGGTTGATGGGTTCTTCGGCGTGGATACTCGGCTCTTCCGTCCTCCGGCGAACGACGTGCCGGTTTCCTCCCCGTCGCACCTGCCGTCGGCATGGGACGTGTTCTGGGTCGACCCCTTCTCTTCGCTGCCGACCGATCACGTGGGCTATGCGAATCACGGCGTCCAAGAGATGGTGAATGCTGATCAAGAAGATGGTGAGATGCCGGAGCTGGAAGAAATAAGCGAGGATGGCAGCAATGGAGAAGGAGAatcaaaggaggaggaggcgcctcgTCATGAGGTGGTAGTGGAGCCAAGGGagcgaaaagaaaagaagaaggtgGCGGGTGTGAGCAACAAGCTGAGGGTGCGGGCGAGCGCCGAGGTCGAGCAGCAGAGCACCCCCGGCCGATTCACCGTGTTCGTCGACAGGCCGCCGGCGAGCGTGGCGGAGGCCATGAGGGACATCAAGGGCCATTTCTCGAAGATCGCCGAAACCGCCGGCGAGGTCTCGGTGCTGCTGGAGGTCGTCCCCTACCAGAAGAAAG TTCAACCACCTGCTCCGAGAGGGGACGTCgatggcgacgacggcggcgagcgggtCGGCGCCCGTGAACCTTCGCCGGAGCCATTCCAGCTCTTCCAGAGCCACAAGGAGAGCCTCGACAGGCTCTACGCGTGGGAGAAGAAGCTCTACGAGGAAGTCAGG GCAGGGGAGCGCGTCCGGCTGTCGTACGAGAAGAAGGTGGCGCAGCTGAGGAGCCAGGACGCCAACGGCGCGGAGCCGTTCGCCATCGAGAGGACCAGGGCCGCCATCAGGGACCTCCGGACCAAGCTCAACATCTCCCTCGCCTCCGTCGACGCCGTGTCCCGGCGGATCGTCGCCGTCCGCGACGACGAGCTGCTGCCGCAGCTCGCGGAGCTCATCCGAGG GCTGGCAAGGATGTGGAGGGTGATCGGCGACGCGCACCGGGTGATGAAGCGCACCGCGGACGAGGCGAGCGCGCTCCTCTCATCCTCGGCCGCCGGGGCGGAGGGAGGCATCAGGGGCCCGCCGCCGCTATCAGGGCCGACgcgcgcggccacggcggcgggcGCGCTGGCGACGGAGCTCCGCGGCTGGCGCGCGGCGCTGGAGGCCTGGGCCGAGTCGCAGCGCGGGTACGCGGCGGCGCTCTGGGGCTGGGCGCGGAGCTGCGTCAAGGACGGCGAGGACATGCCGCGGCTGATCGTGGCCTGGGCCCGCGCGGTCGAGGCCGTGGACGTGGACGCGGCGACCCGGGCCGTGGAGGGCGTCGCCGCGGAGGCGGCGGCCATCGCGGCGGCCGCGAGGCGCCGCAGCAGCAGCGCCGAGGAGGAGCCGCCGAACGAGGAGGAAGGGAAGCGAAGGGTCTGCGTCGGGCTGGCGGCGGCCCTGGGCGCCATCGCAGAGGCCGGCAGCCTGGCCTCCGCGGCGTACGGCGAGCTGGTGGCCGAGATGGACGAGAGGGAGCGCGAGGCAGAAATGGCGGGAAGGGACGACGAGCCGTCCATCCAAAACAATCCACCGTAG
- the LOC123136613 gene encoding bZIP transcription factor RISBZ4 isoform X3, translated as MKKCASELELEAFIRGRGLAAEQKPGSAAAGANGPYGLFSAADLSGTFGFADSNHLWPQSPNLGARHPAVSTTIESQSSIYAAASPTSATNLSIKESQAFGGTSGSDSDSESMFDDGGLCDNGTNPTDVKRMRRMVSNRESARRSRKRKQAHLVELETQVDQLRGDNASIFKQLTDANQQFTTAVTDNRILKSDVEALRVKVKLAEDMVARGAMSCGLGHLGLSPAALNPCRVPDVLAGLDFLPGGADDACFGSLSPAEQVQSSPMQSMASLESLEHSSRMQHGGGSDGVDVWGWDSSSNGAMSK; from the exons ATGAAGAAGTGCGCGTCGGAGCTGGAGCTGGAGGCCTTCATCCGCGGGCGGGGGCTCGCCGCCGAGCAGAAGCCCGGCAGCGCCGCCGCGGGCGCCAACGGGCCCTACGGCCTCTTCTCCGCCGCCGACCTCTCCGGCACCTTCGGCTTCGCCGACTCG AATCACCTGTGGCCTCAGTCCCCGAACCTCGGCGCACGGCATCCCGCGGTCTCCACGACAATCGAGTCGCAGTCGTCAATCTATG CAGCAGCGAGTCCCACGTCGGCCACCAATCTAAGTATCAAAGAGAGCCAAGCTTTCGGAGGCACGAGCGGCTCGGACTCCGACAGCGAGTCGATGTTCGACGACGGTGGCTTGTGCGACAACGGCACGAACCCAACGGACGTTAAGAGGATGAGACG GATGGTGTCGAACCGGGAGTCGGCGCGGCGGTCGAGGAAGAGGAAGCAAGCTCACTTGGTTGAGCTGGAGACGCAG GTGGATCAGCTCCGGGGTGACAACGCGTCGATCTTCAAGCAGCTGACGGACGCGAACCAGCAGTTCACGACGGCGGTCACGGACAACCGGATCCTCAAGTCGGACGTGGAGGCTCTGCGGGTCAAGGTGAAGCTGGCGGAGGACATGGTGGCGCGCGGCGCGATGTCGTGCGGGCTGGGCCACCTGGGGCTGTCCCCGGCGGCGCTGAACCCGTGCCGCGTCCCGGACGTGCTGGCCGGGCTGGACTTCCTCCccggcggcgccgacgacgcctgcTTCGGGAGCCTGTCCCCGGCCGAGCAGGTGCAGAGCTCGCCGATGCAGAGCATGGCCAGCCTCGAGAGCCTCGAGCACAGCAGCCGGATGCAgcacggcggcggcagcgacggcgtCGACGTCTGGGGCTGGGACTCCAGCTCCAACGGCGCCATGTCCAAGTGA